From Geotalea uraniireducens Rf4:
GATGTCGTCGTCAATGGCGATAACCGGCTGTTGCGTCTGGTCATGCAGAACTTAATCGACAACGCCTGGAAATATACCTCCAAAAAAGATTCTGCTACCATTGAGTTCGGCATTACCGAGGCAGAAGGGGAGAGGGCCTATTTTGTCCGCGATGACGGCGTCGGCTTCGACATGGCGTACGCCGACAAACTGTTCGGTGCATTCCAGAGGCTTCACGGCAGCGGTGATTTTGAAGGTACCGGTATCGGTCTGGCCACAGCCCAGCGTATTATCCACCGCCACGGCGGTCGTGTCTGGGGAGAGGGTGACGTCGGCAGGGGGGCGACATTTTATTTTACCCTGCAATAAATCTCCGACCCCCGCTTCTTGACACTGACCGGCCTGTATGTTACTAAAGATAGGCTAAGGTTATGGTTTCATTACCTCAACCACTACCTGTTTGGGGAGCCTCCATGTATTATCCCGATTTTGCATCGTTTCAATCCCTCACTGCCCAGGGCAATCTCATTCCCGTTTATCGTGAGATAATGGCTGATCTGGATACGCCGGTCAGCGCCTTCAAAAAAATCGACGACGGCAGATATGCCTTTCTCCTGGAGAGTATCGAAGGGGGCGAGAAATGGGCGCGTTACACCTTTCTCGGTTCAAACCCCTCCGTGGTGATCCGCACCCTCGGCAACAAGGTGGAGATTCTCGAAGATGGCGCTTCACGGCAGGAAGAGACGGCGGACCCGCTCGGGTTTGTCAAGGATTACCTCAAGCGTTACCAGCCGGTGGCCCTAGACGGCATTCCCCGCTTTTTCGGCGGCGCGGTCGGTTATCTCGGCTACGACATGGTCCGCCATTTCGAGCATCTTCCAACGACCAGACCGGCGCTGATCGAGGCCTACGACTCCTATTTCGTCATCACCGATACCATACTCATCTTCGACAACGTCAGCCAGAAGATCAAGGTGGTCTCCAACGCCCACCTGGACGGGGGACGATCGGCAGAGGACGCCTACGCCGAGGCTACGGCCAAGATCGACACCCTCATCAAAAAGCTGAAGACACCCCTTCCGGCCATGCCGTCCACTCCCCCTGCCAAAAAGGTCTCCTTTACTTCCGGCGTAAGCCGTGCGGAGTTCGAGCAGGCGGTGGAAAAGGCCAAAGAGTACGTGCGCTCCGGCGACATTTTTCAGGTCGTCCTGTCGCAACGTTTTTCCGGCGAACTGACCGTCGATCCCCTCGATATCTACCGGGTGCTCCGCACCCTCAACCCTTC
This genomic window contains:
- the trpE gene encoding anthranilate synthase component I, yielding MYYPDFASFQSLTAQGNLIPVYREIMADLDTPVSAFKKIDDGRYAFLLESIEGGEKWARYTFLGSNPSVVIRTLGNKVEILEDGASRQEETADPLGFVKDYLKRYQPVALDGIPRFFGGAVGYLGYDMVRHFEHLPTTRPALIEAYDSYFVITDTILIFDNVSQKIKVVSNAHLDGGRSAEDAYAEATAKIDTLIKKLKTPLPAMPSTPPAKKVSFTSGVSRAEFEQAVEKAKEYVRSGDIFQVVLSQRFSGELTVDPLDIYRVLRTLNPSPYMFFLRLDDTLVVGASPEVMVRREGGRVELRPIAGTRPRGATPEEDTAYELEMLSDPKERAEHVMLVDLGRNDLGRVCKTGTVRVSELMVVERYSHVMHIVSNVQGELEQGKDAFDVVRATFPAGTLSGAPKVRAMQIIDELEPVRREIYGGAVGYFSFSGNMDLAIAIRTLVIKDGRVHLQAGAGIVADSVPSAEYQESVNKAMAVVKAIEAVEKGLD